Proteins encoded by one window of Azoarcus sp. PA01:
- a CDS encoding putative Na+/H+ antiporter produces MNAPTLIQFVATALFAVAILHTFSTRIFEHLAHTRPTHAGIWHLLGEIEVVFGFWALILVLSMFAIEGSSIAIGYIDSRNFTEPLFVFAIMVIAATRPILQTAMSATSLIARALPLPGSLGYYLTVMAVVPLLGSFITEPAAMTLAALILAKGFFSRAISSRLKYATLGVLFVNVSIGGTLTPFAAPPVLMVAGKWGWDISFMLATFGWKAAIAVVVNAVGVALLFRKELANLPLVDGSKSTVPVPPALVVVHLGFLAGVVVFAHHPAIFMGLFLFFLGVASAYQQHQNPLILREGLLVAFFLAGLVVLGGQQQWWLQPVLMSMSSEAVFFGATALTAFTDNAALTYLGSLVEGLSDEFKYALVAGAVSGGGLTVIANAPNPAGVAILKGYLDDQAVNPLSLLVAALPPTFIAMLSFAVL; encoded by the coding sequence ATGAACGCACCCACCCTCATTCAGTTCGTCGCCACCGCGTTGTTCGCAGTGGCAATCCTGCACACCTTCTCGACCCGAATCTTCGAGCACCTCGCTCACACCCGGCCCACCCATGCGGGTATCTGGCATTTGTTGGGCGAGATCGAAGTGGTGTTCGGCTTCTGGGCGCTGATCCTGGTTTTGAGCATGTTCGCGATCGAAGGCTCGTCGATCGCCATCGGCTACATCGACTCGCGCAACTTCACCGAACCGTTGTTCGTGTTCGCCATCATGGTGATTGCAGCGACGCGGCCGATCCTGCAGACGGCGATGAGCGCGACGAGCCTGATCGCACGTGCGCTGCCGTTGCCAGGCAGCCTCGGTTATTACCTGACCGTGATGGCGGTGGTGCCGCTGCTCGGCTCGTTCATCACCGAGCCGGCTGCGATGACCCTGGCCGCCCTGATCCTGGCCAAGGGCTTTTTTTCGCGGGCCATCTCGTCGCGGCTGAAATACGCCACGCTGGGCGTGCTGTTCGTGAATGTCTCGATCGGGGGCACGCTGACCCCTTTCGCTGCGCCGCCGGTGCTGATGGTTGCGGGCAAATGGGGCTGGGATATCAGTTTCATGCTGGCGACGTTCGGCTGGAAAGCTGCGATCGCCGTCGTGGTCAATGCCGTCGGCGTCGCCCTGCTGTTTCGCAAGGAGCTGGCCAACCTACCGCTGGTGGACGGCAGCAAGAGCACGGTTCCGGTGCCGCCCGCGCTGGTCGTCGTTCATCTGGGTTTCCTGGCCGGGGTCGTGGTATTCGCCCACCATCCGGCGATCTTCATGGGCCTGTTCCTGTTCTTTCTCGGCGTGGCCAGCGCGTACCAGCAGCATCAGAATCCGCTGATCCTGCGCGAAGGACTGCTGGTGGCGTTCTTCCTGGCCGGCCTGGTGGTGTTGGGCGGGCAGCAGCAGTGGTGGTTGCAGCCGGTGCTGATGAGCATGAGCAGCGAGGCGGTATTCTTCGGCGCAACCGCGCTGACGGCCTTCACGGACAACGCGGCGCTGACGTACCTCGGTTCCCTGGTCGAAGGTTTGTCCGATGAGTTCAAGTACGCCCTGGTCGCCGGTGCAGTATCGGGGGGCGGACTGACCGTCATCGCCAATGCGCCCAATCCGGCAGGCGTCGCGATTCTCAAGGGATACCTCGACGACCAAGCCGTCAACCCGCTCAGTCTGCTGGTGGCCGCCTTGCCGCCGACTTTCATTGCGATGCTGAGTTTTGCCGTTCTCTAG
- a CDS encoding alpha/beta fold hydrolase, translated as MSEPFVYIDTPEVRAGVPSALRWWFESLDEMRRHAGRALDRINLGRQETGFEVVFSRPAVRLRGYGKSRNGKRSPVLLIVPAPIKRAYIWDLSPERSVVRKALDRGFDVYLVEWTETQDDEARFGLEEYALVAIEECIEAIRARSQCGPLFVAGHSLGGTFAGLYSACHPDHVRGLVLIEAPLHFAEASGPFKRMLDAGGPAQAVLQSSRPVPGSLINLMSLCASPKTFQHERYLDFVASLGSRANLETHVRVERWTLDELPMPRRLFDEVLEQLYRNNRFMRGELRLGNRRLHPRDVSSPVFVVFDPNSHIIPPASLLAFYEQVGSQNKEALPYPGDIGVALQHVGALVGENAHRVIWPRIFDWLGRLAAE; from the coding sequence ATGTCCGAGCCCTTCGTGTACATCGACACCCCCGAAGTTCGTGCCGGCGTTCCGTCCGCGCTCCGGTGGTGGTTCGAATCGCTTGACGAGATGCGAAGGCACGCCGGCCGAGCGCTCGACCGCATCAACCTCGGTCGGCAGGAAACCGGGTTCGAAGTTGTTTTTTCGCGACCGGCGGTGCGTTTGCGCGGCTATGGAAAGTCGCGGAACGGGAAAAGGTCGCCCGTCCTGCTGATCGTGCCGGCGCCGATCAAGCGTGCGTATATCTGGGATTTGTCGCCGGAACGAAGCGTCGTGCGCAAGGCGCTCGACCGCGGCTTCGACGTCTATCTGGTCGAATGGACCGAAACGCAGGACGACGAGGCCCGCTTCGGCCTCGAGGAATATGCGCTGGTCGCAATCGAGGAGTGCATCGAGGCGATCCGGGCCCGGTCGCAGTGCGGGCCGCTCTTCGTTGCGGGGCATTCGCTCGGCGGCACTTTCGCCGGCCTCTACAGCGCCTGTCATCCCGACCACGTCAGGGGCCTCGTGCTGATCGAGGCACCGCTTCATTTCGCCGAGGCTTCGGGGCCGTTCAAACGCATGCTCGACGCCGGGGGCCCTGCGCAGGCCGTGCTTCAGTCGTCGCGCCCCGTCCCGGGTTCGCTGATCAACCTGATGAGCCTGTGCGCATCGCCGAAGACGTTTCAGCACGAGCGCTATCTCGACTTCGTCGCGAGCCTCGGCTCGCGTGCGAACCTCGAAACCCACGTGCGCGTCGAACGCTGGACGCTGGACGAACTTCCGATGCCGCGCCGGCTGTTCGACGAAGTCCTCGAGCAGCTCTATCGCAACAACCGGTTCATGCGCGGCGAACTCAGACTCGGAAACAGGCGCCTTCACCCTCGCGACGTGAGCTCGCCGGTGTTTGTGGTTTTCGATCCGAACAGCCACATCATTCCGCCCGCGTCGCTCCTCGCGTTCTACGAGCAGGTCGGCAGCCAGAACAAGGAAGCGCTGCCCTACCCCGGAGACATCGGCGTCGCGTTGCAGCACGTCGGCGCGCTGGTCGGCGAAAACGCGCACCGCGTAATCTGGCCGCGGATTTTCGACTGGCTCGGGCGGCTCGCCGCCGAATGA
- a CDS encoding methyl-accepting chemotaxis protein — MTHLLHPAIWLSARFNFRWKLFGTFLLFAILLSAATALLVLEARHSIARIDRQREGLALQLPLLGLVRSVQDHYAASLATVHGEASMGSRMAATRIEFERGAPPVLEHPLAGDQGARIARQWQALAATPPTDADASRNAHEALLGDLLRLRETFVDRSGLSLNDDVGVQVLTDLLNTQLVPLIQNLGQARDAGVGIIARGRISMSQREAMSIVRGSFDTLLTWMDRSVEKTGVIRPELKGALAQPFAVLNSATLGVQEYLTTKLINTSDFDIAPASYHAKGSAALEAGMAFAARLIPAIDQLMAAREQETRSTFQSALLAFAIAVALIGYLFAGAYTSILRSIRELEEAARAMAAGDLRARVVVRTHDEIGHVGNGFNAMAESFSALITKVAGAAGNTRSAASDLTDQVAQVTVASARQSESAAHSSSSVQALAVSVQQVAMHAEDTSRIARHAAELSADGRAVADQAAASMQCIVDDIAAAVAAVLALEERSRTIDRVVHVIAEIAGQTNLLALNAAIEAARAGEVGRGFAVVADEVRKLADRTGSSTREIAATIREMRNGIQDVVAGIRQGSARVGESSVLFAKVLSALDAIHDEVTRSAMLVSDIVSVTRAQTDASHDIASSIETMAVMADENHSTARRTATAISDLLQLSDSLRIAVAGLRV, encoded by the coding sequence ATGACGCACCTCCTGCACCCTGCGATCTGGCTTTCCGCCCGATTCAATTTCCGCTGGAAACTGTTCGGCACCTTTCTGCTCTTCGCCATTCTGCTGAGCGCAGCGACGGCGCTTTTGGTGCTGGAGGCAAGGCATTCGATCGCTCGCATCGACCGGCAGCGCGAGGGGCTTGCGCTGCAGTTGCCGCTACTCGGCCTCGTGCGCAGCGTCCAGGATCACTACGCGGCATCGCTGGCGACGGTTCACGGCGAGGCGTCGATGGGCTCGCGCATGGCGGCGACGAGGATCGAGTTCGAGCGTGGCGCACCGCCGGTGCTCGAGCATCCGCTGGCTGGCGACCAAGGGGCGCGGATCGCCCGGCAATGGCAGGCGCTCGCCGCGACACCGCCCACGGATGCCGACGCGAGCCGGAATGCCCATGAGGCGCTCCTCGGCGATCTGTTGCGGCTGCGCGAGACCTTCGTCGATCGGAGCGGATTGAGCCTCAACGACGACGTGGGAGTTCAGGTCCTGACCGATCTTCTCAACACGCAGTTGGTGCCGCTGATCCAGAACCTCGGACAGGCACGCGACGCCGGCGTCGGCATCATCGCCCGCGGGCGGATCAGCATGTCGCAGCGCGAGGCAATGAGCATCGTTCGCGGCAGTTTCGACACCCTGCTCACGTGGATGGACCGCAGCGTGGAGAAAACTGGAGTCATCCGCCCGGAACTCAAGGGCGCACTCGCCCAGCCGTTCGCCGTGCTGAACAGCGCCACGCTGGGGGTCCAGGAATACCTGACGACGAAGCTGATCAACACTAGTGATTTCGACATTGCCCCCGCTTCCTACCACGCCAAGGGCAGCGCAGCACTCGAAGCGGGAATGGCCTTCGCCGCGCGCTTGATACCCGCGATCGACCAGTTGATGGCCGCCCGCGAGCAGGAAACCCGCAGCACGTTCCAGTCCGCACTGCTCGCATTCGCGATCGCCGTCGCATTGATCGGCTATCTGTTCGCCGGCGCCTATACGTCGATCCTGCGTTCGATCCGCGAACTTGAAGAGGCCGCTCGGGCGATGGCAGCGGGCGACCTGCGGGCCCGCGTCGTGGTACGCACGCACGACGAGATTGGTCACGTCGGCAACGGATTCAATGCGATGGCAGAGAGTTTTTCGGCGCTGATCACCAAGGTCGCCGGGGCGGCCGGCAATACCCGGTCGGCTGCGAGCGATCTCACCGACCAGGTCGCGCAGGTGACTGTGGCGTCAGCTCGCCAGAGCGAATCGGCCGCGCACTCGTCGAGTTCGGTCCAGGCGCTCGCAGTCAGCGTGCAGCAAGTCGCCATGCACGCCGAAGACACGAGCCGGATTGCCCGGCACGCGGCAGAACTTTCTGCCGACGGCCGGGCCGTCGCCGATCAGGCCGCTGCCAGCATGCAGTGCATCGTCGACGACATCGCCGCCGCCGTCGCCGCGGTGCTGGCGCTCGAGGAGCGTTCGCGCACGATCGATCGAGTGGTCCATGTGATCGCGGAGATCGCCGGACAGACAAACCTGCTCGCGCTGAACGCGGCGATCGAGGCCGCGCGGGCCGGCGAGGTCGGGCGCGGGTTCGCGGTAGTCGCCGACGAAGTGCGCAAGCTCGCGGACCGCACCGGCAGCTCGACACGCGAGATCGCCGCGACGATCCGCGAGATGCGCAACGGAATCCAGGACGTTGTCGCCGGCATCCGGCAGGGCAGCGCGCGGGTCGGCGAGAGTTCGGTGCTATTCGCGAAGGTGCTGAGCGCGCTCGACGCGATCCACGACGAAGTCACGCGCTCGGCGATGCTCGTCAGCGATATCGTTTCCGTCACCCGGGCACAGACCGACGCCAGCCACGACATCGCGTCCAGCATCGAGACCATGGCGGTGATGGCCGACGAAAATCACAGCACGGCGCGCCGAACGGCAACCGCGATCAGCGACCTGCTGCAGCTGTCGGACAGCCTGCGCATCGCGGTCGCCGGATTGCGGGTTTGA
- a CDS encoding EAL domain-containing protein, translating into MLSKSDFLVLFDALLETHALEYEFQPIADIGRASVLGYEALMRGPVGSALRSPDDLLRVAKSAGRMADLEREACLGAIGAFGRAGVPGKLFLNLSGSMIEHFARDHGRQMLDCAQQAGLSPGRLVLELTEHERVEDVEGLQAAMKTLAALGVTLALDDFGDGRSSLRLWVQLKPQIVKLDKYFVRGLQGDSRKIEVIRSLLRLAEVLATPLVAEGIEDAAELAVLRDLGCHYAQGYCIGRPSAAPAAALPDAVVKVMQFMNASPICAERLAKVIALREATA; encoded by the coding sequence ATGCTTTCGAAATCCGACTTTCTCGTCCTGTTCGACGCGCTCCTCGAGACTCATGCGCTCGAATACGAATTCCAGCCGATTGCCGACATCGGCCGGGCGTCGGTGCTGGGCTACGAGGCGCTGATGCGCGGGCCGGTCGGTTCCGCGTTGCGCTCGCCCGACGACCTGCTGCGTGTCGCAAAAAGCGCCGGGCGCATGGCGGACCTCGAGCGCGAGGCCTGCCTCGGCGCAATCGGCGCGTTCGGGCGAGCGGGCGTGCCCGGCAAGCTGTTCCTGAACCTGTCGGGATCGATGATCGAGCACTTTGCGCGAGACCACGGACGCCAGATGCTGGACTGCGCTCAGCAGGCCGGCCTCTCTCCGGGCCGGCTCGTGCTCGAACTGACCGAGCACGAGCGCGTCGAGGATGTCGAAGGGCTGCAGGCGGCGATGAAGACGCTCGCCGCGCTCGGCGTGACGCTCGCGCTCGACGATTTCGGCGATGGCCGCTCGAGCCTGCGCTTGTGGGTGCAACTGAAGCCGCAGATCGTCAAACTCGACAAGTATTTCGTGCGGGGCCTGCAAGGTGACAGCCGCAAGATCGAGGTGATCCGCAGCCTGCTGCGGCTGGCCGAAGTACTCGCGACGCCGCTCGTTGCCGAAGGCATCGAGGATGCGGCCGAACTCGCGGTGCTGCGCGACCTTGGGTGTCATTACGCTCAGGGTTACTGCATCGGCCGGCCAAGCGCGGCGCCGGCTGCCGCATTGCCGGACGCGGTGGTGAAGGTGATGCAGTTCATGAATGCGAGTCCGATCTGCGCAGAACGCCTGGCGAAGGTGATCGCGCTGCGCGAAGCGACCGCGTAG